One region of Macadamia integrifolia cultivar HAES 741 chromosome 11, SCU_Mint_v3, whole genome shotgun sequence genomic DNA includes:
- the LOC122092979 gene encoding protein DMP4-like, giving the protein MGNKVEGEKKKKIMDEEEQRHHDQQHRPLLGHHHDQQHQPLLCDSTSNLTSPRRKRVPDPNLIQQVISQTFRSTAHLANLLPTGTVLAFQLLSPIFSNQGYCDDASQFMTAGLVILCGLSCFLSSYTDSYRDDKGAVHFGIATFRGLWIIDGSITVPLDQASEFRLKFIDFLHAFMSTLVFAAIALLDQNVENCFYPTPSDETMEVLTALPVGIGLIGSAFFITFPTTRHGLGFPLSPR; this is encoded by the coding sequence ATGGGGAACAAGgttgaaggagaaaagaagaaaaagatcatGGATGAAGAAGAACAAAGGCATCATGATCAACAACATAGGCCCCTTCTAGGGCACCATCATGATCAACAACATCAACCTCTTCTATGTGATTCAACATCAAACCTCACAAGTCCTCGTAGAAAAAGAGTACCTGACCCTAACTTAATACAACAAGTCATTAGCCAGACATTTCGAAGCACAGCTCATTTGGCCAATCTCCTCCCCACAGGAACAGTTCTTGCATTCCAACTTCTATCTCCCATCTTCAGTAACCAAGGTTACTGTGATGATGCCAGCCAGTTCATGACAGCAGGCCTTGTGATCCTTTGTGGTCTATCTTGCTTTCTATCTTCCTATACTGATAGTTACAGGGATGATAAAGGAGCAGTTCATTTTGGAATAGCTACCTTCAGAGGATTATGGATCATTGATGGGTCTATCACTGTTCCTCTTGATCAGGCTTCAGAATTTCGGCTTAAGTTCATTGATTTCTTACATGCCTTCATGTCAACACTGGTGTTTGCTGCTATTGCACTGTTGGATCAGAATGTGGAGAATTGTTTCTACCCAACACCATCAGATGAAACAATGGAAGTCCTCACAGCATTACCAGTTGGGATTGGTCTCATTGGAAGTGCATTTTTCATTACTTTCCCTACCACTCGTCATGGTCTTggcttccctctctctcctcgcTAA
- the LOC122093564 gene encoding protein DMP4-like → MDEESRHHDQEHRPLLGDSNSRNNQTNFIQNAISQTFRSTAHLANLLPTGTVLAFQLLSPIFSNQGRCDVASRSMTAGLVILCGLSCFLSSFTDSFRDDKGAVHYGIATLRGLWVIDGSATVPPEEAAEFRLKFIDFLHAFMSVLVFAAVALFDQNVVNCFYPTPSEETMELLTALPVGVGAIGSAFFITFPTTRHGVGFPLSPR, encoded by the coding sequence ATGGATGAAGAATCACGGCATCATGATCAAGAGCACAGGCCCCTCCTAGGAGATTCAAACTCCAGGAACAATCAAACTAACTTCATACAGAATGCCATTAGCCAGACATTTCGAAGCACTGCTCATCTGGCCAATCTCCTCCCCACAGGGACAGTGCTTGCATTCCAACTTCTGTCTCCCATCTTCAGTAACCAAGGTCGGTGTGATGTTGCCAGCCGGTCCATGACAGCAGGCCTTGTGATTCTATGTGGTTTGTCATGTTTTCTATCATCATTTACTGATAGTTTCAGGGATGACAAAGGGGCAGTTCATTATGGAATAGCAACCTTACGAGGATTGTGGGTTATCGATGGGTCCGCCACCGTTCCTCCGGAGGAGGCTGCAGAATTTCGGCTCAAATTCATAGATTTCTTGCATGCCTTCATGTCAGTACTGGTTTTTGCAGCCGTCGCTCTGTTTGATCAGAATGTGGTGAATTGTTTCTACCCAACACCATCAGAAGAAACAATGGAACTCCTCACAGCACTGCCAGTTGGGGTCGGTGCCATTGGAAGTGCGTTTTTCATCACATTCCCTACTACTCGTCATGGAGTTggcttccctctctctcctcgcTGA
- the LOC122092622 gene encoding triose phosphate/phosphate translocator, chloroplastic isoform X2 encodes MWYFLNVIFNILNKKIYNYFPYPYFVSVVHLAVGVIYCLVSWTVGLPKRAPMDSNLLKLLVPVAICHALGHVSSNVSFSAVAVSFTHTIKALEPFFNAAASQFVLGQQIPITLWLSLAPVVLGVSMASLTELSFNWTGFTSAMISNISFTYRSIYSKKAMTDMDSTNLYAYISIIALIFCIPPAIIIEGPQLVKHGFSDAIAKVGVTKFVSDLFWVGMFYHLYNQLATNTLERVAPLTHAVGNVLKRVFVIGFSIVVFGNKISTQTGIGTVIAIAGVAIYSYIKAKIEEEKRQIKAA; translated from the exons atgtg GTACTTCTTGAACGTGATATTCAACATACTCAACAAGAAGATCTACAATTACTTCCCTTACCCTTA TTTTGTTTCGGTGGTGCACTTGGCAGTTGGGGTGATTTACTGTCTCGTCAGTTGGACCGTTGGTCTCCCAAAACGCGCT CCGATGGACTCAAATCTTTTGAAGCTACTCGTCCCTGTCGCAATATGCCATGCACTGGGCCATGTATCAAGCAATGTATCATTTTCTGCAGTTGCTGTCTCATTCACACACACAATCAAAG CTCTGGAGCCATTCTTCAATGCGGCTGCTTCCCAGTTTGTGCTTGGACAACAGATACCTATTACCCTCTGGCTATCTCTGGCTCCTGTTGTTCTTG GTGTTTCGATGGCTTCTCTGACAGAGCTCTCATTCAACTGGACTGGATTCACTAGTGCCATGATTTCCAACATCTCCTTTACTTACAGGAGTATTTATTCAAAGAAAGCCATG ACTGACATGGATAGTACAAATCTCTATGCTTACATTTCCATCATTGCACTCATTTTCTGTATTCCACCGGCAATTATC ATTGAGGGACCTCAACTGGTGAAGCATGGTTTCAGTGATGCAATTGCTAAAGTTGGTGTGACCAAGTTTGTCTCAGATCTGTTTTGGGTGGGAATGTTTTACCACTTGTACAATCAG TTGGCAACAAATACCCTAGAAAGAGTGGCTCCTCTTACACATGCTGTTGGTAATGTGTTGAAACGTGTCTTCGTGATTGGTTTCTCAATCGTGGTCTTCG GCAACAAAATTTCAACACAAACGGGCATTGGGACAGTCATTGCAATTGCAGGAGTGGCAATATACTCATACATTAAGGCcaaaattgaagaagagaaacgA CAAATAAAAGCTGCATGA
- the LOC122092622 gene encoding triose phosphate/phosphate translocator, chloroplastic isoform X1 yields the protein MESRVLSGTTGISSLGRLRKPVTRDPATISCFAPCTRSIGAVGDGGNLIWGRQLSPALLLLEKSPVVRVPSVKREILRPSFAAASSPAEGSDSAGEAKVAPVGFLEKYPALITGFFFFMWYFLNVIFNILNKKIYNYFPYPYFVSVVHLAVGVIYCLVSWTVGLPKRAPMDSNLLKLLVPVAICHALGHVSSNVSFSAVAVSFTHTIKALEPFFNAAASQFVLGQQIPITLWLSLAPVVLGVSMASLTELSFNWTGFTSAMISNISFTYRSIYSKKAMTDMDSTNLYAYISIIALIFCIPPAIIIEGPQLVKHGFSDAIAKVGVTKFVSDLFWVGMFYHLYNQLATNTLERVAPLTHAVGNVLKRVFVIGFSIVVFGNKISTQTGIGTVIAIAGVAIYSYIKAKIEEEKRQIKAA from the exons ATGGAGTCGAGAGTTTTGTCAGGAACCACCGGCATCTCAAGCCTTGGTCGGCTGAGGAAACCGGTGACCAGAGACCCCGCCACCATCTCATGCTTCGCACCCTGCACCAGATCAATCGGGGCCGTTGGTGATGGCGGAAACCTAATCTGGGGAAGGCAGCTCAGCCCGGCTTTGCTACTACTCGAGAAGTCACCGGTGGTTCGTGTTCCATCCGTAAAAAGGGAGATTCTACGGCCTAGCTTTGCCGCAGCGTCGTCCCCGGCGGAGGGAAGTGATTCTGCGGG GGAAGCTAAGGTTGCTCCGGTAGGGTTTCTGGAGAAGTACCCGGCTCTAATCAccggtttcttcttcttcatgtg GTACTTCTTGAACGTGATATTCAACATACTCAACAAGAAGATCTACAATTACTTCCCTTACCCTTA TTTTGTTTCGGTGGTGCACTTGGCAGTTGGGGTGATTTACTGTCTCGTCAGTTGGACCGTTGGTCTCCCAAAACGCGCT CCGATGGACTCAAATCTTTTGAAGCTACTCGTCCCTGTCGCAATATGCCATGCACTGGGCCATGTATCAAGCAATGTATCATTTTCTGCAGTTGCTGTCTCATTCACACACACAATCAAAG CTCTGGAGCCATTCTTCAATGCGGCTGCTTCCCAGTTTGTGCTTGGACAACAGATACCTATTACCCTCTGGCTATCTCTGGCTCCTGTTGTTCTTG GTGTTTCGATGGCTTCTCTGACAGAGCTCTCATTCAACTGGACTGGATTCACTAGTGCCATGATTTCCAACATCTCCTTTACTTACAGGAGTATTTATTCAAAGAAAGCCATG ACTGACATGGATAGTACAAATCTCTATGCTTACATTTCCATCATTGCACTCATTTTCTGTATTCCACCGGCAATTATC ATTGAGGGACCTCAACTGGTGAAGCATGGTTTCAGTGATGCAATTGCTAAAGTTGGTGTGACCAAGTTTGTCTCAGATCTGTTTTGGGTGGGAATGTTTTACCACTTGTACAATCAG TTGGCAACAAATACCCTAGAAAGAGTGGCTCCTCTTACACATGCTGTTGGTAATGTGTTGAAACGTGTCTTCGTGATTGGTTTCTCAATCGTGGTCTTCG GCAACAAAATTTCAACACAAACGGGCATTGGGACAGTCATTGCAATTGCAGGAGTGGCAATATACTCATACATTAAGGCcaaaattgaagaagagaaacgA CAAATAAAAGCTGCATGA